One Pirellulaceae bacterium genomic region harbors:
- a CDS encoding cyclase family protein has protein sequence MSPLKPEIGSTTTLVPANPSAPLAAATMIDLTHSFDENTIFWPTEEGFQLEQGPAGFTQTGYFYAANRFRLAEHGGTHIDAPIHFFAGGKTVDEIPLHRLIGDAVIIDVTEACKNDRDYQIGINDFRKWETTHERQLVDVIVLLRTGFGRHWPDREKYLGTAIRGEEAVRQLHFPGLSPDAAKWLVENRMIKAIGIDTASIDHGQSTSFGSHVTLFEKNIPAFENVANLDELPLEGFNIIALPMKIRTGTGGPLRIIALLDSSPATLP, from the coding sequence ATGTCGCCCCTGAAACCGGAAATAGGTTCAACCACAACTCTTGTGCCTGCAAATCCAAGTGCGCCATTGGCAGCAGCCACAATGATTGATCTTACCCATTCTTTTGATGAAAACACGATCTTCTGGCCAACCGAGGAAGGATTTCAACTGGAACAAGGGCCCGCAGGGTTTACGCAAACCGGATATTTTTACGCCGCCAATCGATTCCGCTTGGCTGAGCACGGGGGAACTCATATCGATGCGCCGATCCATTTCTTTGCAGGGGGTAAGACAGTGGATGAGATCCCGTTGCATCGCCTCATTGGCGATGCGGTGATCATCGATGTCACGGAGGCATGCAAAAACGACCGAGATTATCAAATTGGGATCAATGACTTTAGAAAGTGGGAAACGACCCACGAGCGACAATTGGTAGATGTGATTGTGTTACTTCGGACCGGATTCGGCCGTCATTGGCCTGATCGCGAGAAATATCTAGGAACAGCCATTCGGGGTGAAGAGGCTGTTCGCCAACTTCACTTTCCTGGACTTTCACCTGACGCGGCGAAGTGGTTGGTTGAAAATCGCATGATCAAGGCGATCGGAATTGACACAGCCAGCATCGACCATGGTCAATCGACAAGTTTTGGTAGCCACGTAACACTTTTTGAAAAAAACATTCCAGCTTTTGAAAACGTGGCGAACCTAGACGAATTACCACTGGAAGGCTTCAACATTATTGCCTTACCGATGAAAATTCGAACCGGGACCGGCGGGCCACTCCGCATCATTGCGTTGCTCGACTCATCTCCAGCTACATTGCCGTGA